GAGCCAGGATTCGGATAAGGCCGCAACCCAACCCGGTTTAATCACGGGATTGAAGTTTCCGATCGGAGCGGCTAAAAACGCAAGAACGATCGAAAGAGGATGGGCGAGCGAGATAAGAGCGCCTAACGCGGCCAAGCCTCCTTTCACTAAAATCCAACGAAGAACGAATTCCTGACCTTGTTGTCTTCCTCCGAAATAAAAAACGGTTAGAATCAAACCGAGAAAAATTCCGGGAACCAAAAGCCCCTTCCAACGATCCAAAGCGGTTTTTTGAGGAAGATGGTCGAGATGTGCAATTTCCTTCTCGTCCTGGACGTGGTTCATGATTCCCTGTAAATGCCCCGCGCCAACGACCGCAAAAACCTTTTTCCCGTCTTTGGCGGCGTCGCGGATTCTTTGCGCCAAGTAAGAATCGCGTTCGTCGATGATTACGTTCTTAATGGATTCGTAACGTTTCGGAAGCTGAGAAAACAGATCTTTGAGGACGTCTTCGGATTTCATCTCTTCGATTTTTTCTTCCGAAATATCTTCCTTTACGAAGAGAGAAGTCAAAAGCGCGGAAAGAAGAAACATACGATTGAAAAGCCCGATGTTCCACCAAGCGCGTTTGAGAGTCGTGGAAACTTCGCGGTCGATCGGAACGATCTTCGCGCCGATCTTCTCCCCTTCGGAAATCGCCATTCTCATCTCGTCTCCGGGACGGATGGAACCCTTGCCGAGTTTCTTTTGAAACGCGGAAAGAATCAGACTCGAAAGAAGAAGATACATTTTTCTTTCTTTAAAAACTTTGAATATATCCAGTTTCTTCCAGTGTTCGCTGTCCTTTACGGAACGCATTCTGGAGTTGCAGAGTTCTACGCAGACCGTGTCCGGTTTTTCTTCCCGGATGATTCTTTGTACTTCGTCGATGCTTTTTTGGCTGATATGCGCCGTCCCGAGAATCGTCACGGGAACCTTGCCGAGTTTAAACGTTTCGATCGGTTCCGAGCTGGGAACGTTTTTTTTACGCTCGGGTTTTGTCTTTTCTTTGAGTGATGATTTTGCCATTCCAAATGCAGTGTATGAAACCGAGATCCGAGAGTAAAATGAAATTCTCCCTTTTTTGAAATCGATTTCCGAAGTGGGATTCTCTTCTTTCGGAACGTCTCAAAAAAGTATTGAAGAATTGAAGACGATCCAATAATGTCTCGTTACTTCTTAGAGAACTAGATCTATTTATCACCGGGAATTCTGGACACAATGTTGGCAAAAGGAACGAAAGTAGTCAATGTAGGCATCGCCGATCTGCAAGGGGCGCAATCTCCCGAAATTTTGAGAACCACTTTGGGTTCCTGTATCGGCGTGGTTTTTTACGCTCCGGATAAAAAGATCGGAGCGATGGCGCACTTCATGCTTTCCAAAGATCCGGGCGGAAAAGACTCTCAGAAAAATCCTTATAAATACGCAGAGACCGCCATTCCACTTTTGATTAAGAAGATGAGCGAGATGGGTTGTAATCCCGGCGATTATTCCGTACGTTTATTCGGCGGAGCTTCGATGTTCAAGGGAGTTCAATCCAGCTTTCTGCAAAACATCGGCGAACAGAACATTCTTACCGCAAGAGCCATTTTAGAGCAAAATAAAATCCCTTTGATCGTGGAAGACGTCGGAGGCAACGACGGTAGAACCATCAGCTTGTATTTGGACGACGGCCGTGTCCTTTTAAAAAAGGGCGGGTTTGAAAAGTACCTCTACAAGGTCAGGTAAGAAAAGATGAAAGAAAAAATAGACCAACTCTTTTTAAACGACGCTCAGCTCCCGAGAATTTCATCCGTGGTCACGAAAGTGATGCAGATGGTTCAAAAACAGGACGTGGCGATTCCCGATCTCGCAAAAGAAATTTCGAACGATCCTGGTTTGACGACCGAAGTGATCAAACTTTCCAACTCCGCATACTATCGCGCCGCGAAACCGATCAAAACCGTTCAGGAATCCCTGATGACATTGGGAATCAAAACGGTAAAAGACATCATTCTTCTTACCGCCGCGAGAGGAATCATGAAGAAGGATCTGAAAGGATATCAGGTCGAAGCGGATGACAACTGGATTCATTCTCTCACCGTTGCGGAACTTTCCAAACGAATCTGCGAACAAAAGAAACTCAAAGTCGGTTCCGATCTCGCTTTTACCGGCGGACTTCTGCATAACATCGGTAAGGTGATTCTCGCGGATTTTTTCCCTGCGGTGATCGTAAATCTTAGGGAAGAATTAAAGGCTCATTCTTCTTCTTTTGAAGAACTGGAACGCAAACATTTCGGATATTCCCACGAAGAAGCCGGAGCGAAACTGTTAGCAAAATGGAA
The window above is part of the Leptospira sanjuanensis genome. Proteins encoded here:
- a CDS encoding HDOD domain-containing protein, encoding MKEKIDQLFLNDAQLPRISSVVTKVMQMVQKQDVAIPDLAKEISNDPGLTTEVIKLSNSAYYRAAKPIKTVQESLMTLGIKTVKDIILLTAARGIMKKDLKGYQVEADDNWIHSLTVAELSKRICEQKKLKVGSDLAFTGGLLHNIGKVILADFFPAVIVNLREELKAHSSSFEELERKHFGYSHEEAGAKLLAKWNFPKELIHVAEHYSKPENETEFPELVSVIHVAHAITITAGVGIDIAGLSNPISNKALQILGITDSDLQMYYTVLPEIQKHIRELIQA
- a CDS encoding chemotaxis protein CheD, which encodes MLAKGTKVVNVGIADLQGAQSPEILRTTLGSCIGVVFYAPDKKIGAMAHFMLSKDPGGKDSQKNPYKYAETAIPLLIKKMSEMGCNPGDYSVRLFGGASMFKGVQSSFLQNIGEQNILTARAILEQNKIPLIVEDVGGNDGRTISLYLDDGRVLLKKGGFEKYLYKVR
- a CDS encoding TraB/GumN family protein, coding for MAKSSLKEKTKPERKKNVPSSEPIETFKLGKVPVTILGTAHISQKSIDEVQRIIREEKPDTVCVELCNSRMRSVKDSEHWKKLDIFKVFKERKMYLLLSSLILSAFQKKLGKGSIRPGDEMRMAISEGEKIGAKIVPIDREVSTTLKRAWWNIGLFNRMFLLSALLTSLFVKEDISEEKIEEMKSEDVLKDLFSQLPKRYESIKNVIIDERDSYLAQRIRDAAKDGKKVFAVVGAGHLQGIMNHVQDEKEIAHLDHLPQKTALDRWKGLLVPGIFLGLILTVFYFGGRQQGQEFVLRWILVKGGLAALGALISLAHPLSIVLAFLAAPIGNFNPVIKPGWVAALSESWLRKPLVEDFERIAQDSEHWKGYWKNNVIRIFLVFMLPQIGSSIGTFIVTADLFRVLKGLL